One Armatimonas rosea genomic window carries:
- a CDS encoding DUF1778 domain-containing protein, with protein sequence MATLTKPANKAKAKEPRTGRMNLRLSTSAKTLVTEVAQLCGLSLSEYVLRHALEAAHQQYVAGVRE encoded by the coding sequence ATGGCTACCCTCACAAAACCCGCCAATAAGGCCAAGGCTAAAGAACCCAGGACGGGGCGCATGAACCTACGCCTGTCCACCTCCGCCAAGACGCTAGTCACCGAGGTAGCACAGCTCTGTGGGCTCAGCCTCAGTGAGTATGTCCTGAGGCACGCCCTGGAAGCTGCGCACCAGCAATATGTGGCTGGCGTGCGCGAGTAG
- a CDS encoding rhodanese-like domain-containing protein, with the protein MSTATLSPRANPTHPKVTVKELSARLSKGERFQLIDVRSPQEYAEGHVPGAMNLPMDQAEARLNDLQRQDPVILICQSGRRAGMTCELLKAHHDGLIVLEGGTKAWMDASLPVVKTASTRLPLMRQVQVGAGGLILIGTLLSLFVSKGWIGLAIFVGAGLLLAGTTGFCGMAILLEKMPWNRPTAAAPTKSTTTTCC; encoded by the coding sequence ATGAGCACCGCCACCCTATCTCCTCGCGCCAATCCGACCCATCCCAAGGTCACTGTCAAGGAGCTGAGTGCCCGCCTAAGCAAGGGCGAGCGCTTCCAGCTCATCGATGTCCGCAGCCCGCAGGAGTACGCCGAGGGCCACGTCCCCGGTGCGATGAACCTCCCGATGGATCAGGCGGAGGCGCGCCTGAACGATCTACAGCGCCAGGACCCGGTTATCCTCATCTGCCAGAGTGGCCGACGTGCGGGAATGACCTGTGAGCTGCTCAAGGCGCACCACGACGGTCTTATCGTTCTGGAAGGTGGAACCAAAGCCTGGATGGACGCCTCCCTTCCTGTGGTCAAGACCGCCTCGACCCGCTTGCCGCTCATGCGCCAAGTGCAGGTCGGAGCGGGGGGCCTGATTCTCATCGGTACACTCCTCTCGCTCTTTGTCAGCAAGGGCTGGATCGGCTTGGCGATTTTTGTCGGAGCTGGACTGCTACTGGCCGGGACAACGGGCTTCTGTGGCATGGCGATCCTACTAGAGAAGATGCCCTGGAACCGCCCGACGGCGGCCGCTCCCACTAAATCCACAACCACAACTTGTTGCTAG
- a CDS encoding NB-ARC domain-containing protein: MDTWHFELLGGVRASTASVRVDDQVGKKPGALLALLALSPGRTRSREEVIDIIWPEVDFDEARNRFRQTLFVLRKQLEPAGVAPGSVLFTDRTQVGIAAGHTSDVGLFEQALRSAAMTTEPVVRAQHLRSALALYKGEFAPGFYLDILLTERERLNALAQSARERLAELEATQSTEVTLPAPVLPVPVRTENRFFGRQSELEHLQLLLEDFRLVTLLGPGGTGKTRLAQELQATTPSSHFISLSSLRNGTSIPDAIVSTLALPDSTDTALVRLRAAFAEKSALLILDNVEQLVTSGGAEAIASVLEAVPTLRLLATSRIRLDLPQESACQLSPLPKDDAVALFVDRARLAKSSFVLTDENEEAIAELCRRLDGLPLAIELAAARAAILTPQQILERLARRFDLLSDKRRDREERHTSLRAALDWGWSLLAPDVQRFFTQLCIFRGSFSLEAAEAITGEFLAIDYLQSLADGSFLVAEGERFRLLETLREYGLEKLSKDDSDTLTQKHADYFIDWTAERKLLLNGAQFAEILALFKQEQDNFIAALDRTLISDAKRAVVLCLNVARFWNFSYWLHPALSYLQQALAATERAEIPAEQVALLHSNLGLAYESLQMDYLSARTHYQKYYDFKQGQLKEREAAGDDDATLFPIRRALAGTVHNLGTSYWFAKDLDAAQRHYNEARILNTAIGNDAWRAFNLCGLYLVAWTRGYSAEDPEEQAIYFEQALRYVQEGEAICREVQQDFYLCYMLCGLARLYPLLNQQERGLPALKEGFEIACALEHRVYVVDFLYFYYCQALHDKRFEEATQFWGAAAGYAKQWDIVVPHEDRHLRPQVNLTELLGQERYDLLYEAGFHASLESLQTLAARIHTSHETQRLAY, encoded by the coding sequence GTGGATACTTGGCACTTCGAGCTACTTGGCGGCGTTCGCGCCTCCACTGCGTCGGTTCGAGTAGATGACCAGGTGGGCAAGAAACCTGGAGCTCTACTGGCCCTGCTCGCTCTCTCACCGGGACGCACCCGGTCCCGTGAGGAAGTCATTGATATCATCTGGCCCGAGGTGGACTTTGACGAGGCGCGCAACCGCTTTCGGCAGACCCTCTTTGTGCTCCGCAAGCAGCTGGAGCCTGCCGGGGTCGCGCCGGGAAGTGTGCTCTTTACAGACCGAACCCAAGTCGGAATTGCGGCGGGGCATACGAGCGATGTTGGGTTGTTCGAGCAAGCGTTGCGCAGTGCCGCTATGACGACCGAGCCGGTTGTTCGTGCCCAGCACTTGCGCTCTGCCTTAGCGCTTTACAAAGGCGAGTTCGCGCCGGGTTTCTACTTGGACATACTGCTCACCGAGCGGGAGAGGCTCAATGCCCTAGCGCAGAGCGCACGAGAGCGCCTCGCCGAGCTGGAGGCCACGCAGAGTACGGAAGTGACGCTGCCCGCACCCGTTCTGCCTGTGCCGGTTCGGACGGAGAACCGCTTCTTTGGCCGTCAGTCCGAGCTTGAGCACCTGCAGCTCCTGCTTGAGGACTTCCGGCTCGTGACGCTTCTAGGGCCGGGGGGTACGGGAAAGACACGTCTCGCACAGGAGCTACAAGCTACCACGCCCAGCTCTCACTTTATCAGCCTGAGCTCACTACGAAACGGGACTAGTATTCCCGATGCCATTGTCAGTACCTTAGCTTTGCCCGACTCCACGGATACAGCGCTGGTGCGCCTGCGAGCTGCTTTTGCCGAAAAGTCGGCGCTGTTGATCTTAGACAACGTTGAGCAATTAGTTACCAGCGGCGGTGCGGAGGCAATCGCAAGTGTCTTAGAAGCTGTCCCCACGCTACGTCTGCTCGCGACATCACGCATTCGCTTGGACTTGCCACAGGAGTCGGCTTGCCAGCTTTCACCGCTTCCTAAAGACGATGCTGTTGCGCTATTTGTGGACCGCGCCCGCCTGGCTAAATCTAGCTTTGTGCTGACCGATGAAAATGAAGAAGCTATTGCCGAACTGTGCAGGCGTCTTGATGGGCTGCCACTCGCCATCGAGCTTGCCGCCGCCCGCGCTGCGATCCTGACACCACAACAGATACTGGAGCGCCTTGCTCGCCGCTTCGATCTGCTATCAGACAAGCGCCGTGACCGAGAAGAGCGGCACACGAGCTTGCGGGCCGCGCTCGACTGGGGCTGGAGCCTGCTTGCCCCCGATGTCCAGCGCTTCTTCACCCAGCTCTGCATCTTTCGAGGGAGCTTCTCGCTCGAAGCCGCCGAAGCCATAACGGGAGAGTTTCTCGCCATTGACTACCTCCAGAGCCTCGCCGATGGCTCGTTTCTTGTGGCGGAGGGAGAGCGCTTTCGCCTGCTAGAAACCCTCAGAGAATATGGCCTGGAAAAACTCAGCAAAGACGATAGCGACACGCTCACCCAAAAACACGCCGATTACTTTATAGACTGGACGGCAGAAAGGAAGCTCCTGCTCAATGGGGCGCAGTTTGCCGAGATACTAGCGCTCTTTAAGCAGGAGCAAGATAACTTTATCGCGGCACTAGACCGAACCCTGATCTCTGATGCCAAGCGGGCGGTGGTTCTGTGCCTGAACGTGGCGCGTTTCTGGAACTTCTCCTACTGGCTTCACCCGGCCCTGAGCTACCTGCAGCAAGCACTCGCCGCGACGGAGCGTGCGGAAATTCCAGCGGAGCAAGTGGCTCTGCTCCACTCTAACTTGGGGCTGGCCTATGAGTCACTTCAAATGGACTATCTTAGCGCACGAACCCATTACCAGAAGTACTACGACTTTAAACAAGGGCAGCTTAAAGAGCGGGAGGCCGCAGGCGACGATGACGCGACACTCTTCCCGATTCGGCGTGCCCTTGCGGGAACGGTACATAATCTGGGAACGAGCTACTGGTTTGCCAAAGACCTGGACGCCGCTCAGCGCCACTACAACGAGGCCCGTATTCTCAATACGGCTATCGGCAACGATGCCTGGCGTGCATTCAATCTCTGTGGATTGTACCTGGTCGCTTGGACACGTGGCTACTCCGCAGAAGACCCGGAGGAGCAGGCGATCTACTTTGAGCAGGCACTGAGGTATGTTCAGGAGGGGGAGGCGATCTGCCGCGAGGTTCAGCAGGATTTCTATCTGTGTTACATGCTCTGTGGGCTTGCCCGTCTCTATCCGCTCTTGAATCAGCAGGAGCGTGGCCTGCCTGCTTTAAAAGAGGGCTTTGAGATCGCCTGCGCTCTGGAGCACCGGGTTTATGTTGTGGATTTTCTCTACTTCTACTACTGTCAGGCACTCCACGACAAGCGCTTCGAGGAAGCCACGCAGTTCTGGGGAGCTGCGGCAGGCTATGCAAAACAGTGGGATATTGTGGTTCCCCATGAAGATCGTCACCTGCGTCCCCAAGTCAATCTAACAGAGCTTCTGGGGCAGGAGCGCTACGACCTGCTCTATGAGGCGGGCTTCCACGCCTCTCTCGAATCCCTCCAGACCCTCGCCGCTCGGATTCACACGTCTCACGAGACGCAACGACTAGCCTACTGA
- a CDS encoding MBL fold metallo-hydrolase, with product MFFQPYYLGCLAHASYLIGGSNGEAAVIDPRRDVEEYIEDAKNAGLTIKYVIETHLHADFVSGHVELAKRTGATILLGANSGAAFAHQPISGDEKITLGDLTLSFLATPGHTPEGITILAEAPEQPTRLFTGDTLFLGDIGRPDLVGAKGLTSEQMAHMLYTSLREKILPLADEIEVWPAHGAGSACGKNLSDDRVSTLAVQKATNLPLQLAMQGDEAGFIAYAIEGLGAPPAYFFHDAAKNKEGGADVESILALAKPLMPSTVEEQSEEGILVLDTRATGAFKAGHIPGAIEVQLDGNFAPYVGAVLPPTAPVIVVAEPGRETEAMTRLIRVGYENLVGWLDGGMDAWKAAGGELGTLGVIEPADLKALLSVEAAPTILDVRTPGEWEAGHIEGAVHIPIAELNARLAEVPQGPLAVICGSGYRSAIACSLLLRNGRRDILDVPGGWKAYNA from the coding sequence ATGTTTTTCCAGCCTTATTACCTGGGGTGCCTTGCGCACGCCTCCTACCTTATCGGTGGCTCGAATGGCGAAGCCGCCGTTATCGACCCGCGCCGTGATGTCGAAGAGTACATCGAGGACGCCAAGAACGCGGGCCTGACCATCAAGTACGTCATTGAGACACACCTCCACGCTGACTTTGTCAGTGGCCATGTCGAGCTTGCTAAGCGCACCGGCGCGACGATCTTACTCGGTGCGAACTCAGGAGCCGCTTTTGCCCACCAGCCCATTTCTGGGGATGAGAAAATAACGCTCGGTGACCTCACCCTTTCTTTCCTAGCGACGCCGGGCCATACCCCGGAGGGCATTACGATTCTGGCGGAAGCGCCCGAGCAGCCTACGCGCCTCTTCACCGGCGACACACTCTTCCTAGGGGACATTGGACGCCCTGACCTTGTGGGAGCCAAGGGGCTAACCAGCGAGCAGATGGCGCACATGCTCTACACGTCGCTACGGGAGAAGATCCTACCCCTCGCCGACGAGATTGAAGTTTGGCCTGCCCACGGTGCGGGAAGTGCTTGTGGCAAGAACCTCTCCGATGATCGCGTCAGTACGCTCGCCGTGCAGAAAGCGACTAACCTTCCGCTGCAACTCGCGATGCAGGGCGACGAAGCGGGCTTTATCGCCTATGCCATTGAAGGGCTCGGTGCGCCTCCTGCCTACTTCTTCCACGATGCCGCGAAAAATAAAGAGGGCGGCGCGGATGTGGAGAGCATCCTGGCTCTCGCCAAGCCCCTCATGCCAAGCACTGTGGAGGAGCAGAGTGAGGAGGGTATCCTCGTGCTCGACACTCGGGCGACGGGGGCTTTTAAGGCGGGGCACATCCCTGGCGCGATTGAGGTGCAGCTCGACGGCAACTTCGCGCCGTATGTCGGGGCGGTGCTTCCTCCCACTGCGCCTGTCATTGTTGTCGCCGAGCCGGGGCGTGAGACCGAGGCGATGACGCGTCTTATTCGAGTGGGCTACGAAAACTTGGTGGGCTGGCTCGATGGCGGCATGGACGCTTGGAAAGCCGCCGGTGGTGAGCTGGGCACGCTCGGGGTGATCGAACCCGCCGATCTAAAAGCACTCCTTTCGGTGGAAGCTGCACCAACGATTCTCGACGTCCGAACGCCGGGCGAGTGGGAAGCGGGCCATATCGAGGGCGCGGTGCATATCCCGATTGCAGAGCTCAATGCCCGGCTGGCCGAAGTCCCGCAAGGTCCTCTTGCCGTGATCTGTGGCTCCGGCTACCGCTCGGCGATTGCCTGCTCCCTGCTACTACGCAATGGGCGGCGTGACATTCTCGACGTCCCCGGTGGCTGGAAGGCGTACAACGCGTGA
- a CDS encoding aldo/keto reductase, which translates to MAKTVSLGSSGLKVSNLCLGCMNFGESTTEEDSLAILNAACDAGVTFWDTADVYAAGRSEEILGKFFVESNLRSQIVLATKVNGAMGPGPNDRGLSRRHLKAGVEASLCRLRTDWIDLYQLHRYDPSVPLEETVETLDTLVKEGKIRYWGTSTFASWQMSEAHWTAKVAHRVGPVCEQAPYNILDRRIENDRAGFLKYAGWGLIVWSPLAGGQLTGKYGTISPEKLPEGSRIARNLMWRERSNSSAAEVSAAYVELAREHGFDPALAAVAWTLANPLVTAPLIGPRTLEQFTSLLPAAYLSLPKAFLAGVDTLVPPGTAVADFLNNAGWQVGRLPGLDSGGA; encoded by the coding sequence ATGGCGAAGACGGTTTCTCTGGGAAGCTCCGGGCTGAAGGTGAGCAACCTCTGCCTGGGTTGCATGAACTTCGGTGAATCGACCACGGAGGAAGACTCACTGGCGATTCTGAATGCCGCCTGCGACGCCGGGGTGACGTTCTGGGACACCGCTGATGTCTACGCCGCGGGGCGCAGCGAGGAAATTCTCGGGAAGTTCTTCGTAGAGTCGAACCTCCGCTCCCAGATCGTGTTGGCGACGAAGGTCAATGGCGCTATGGGGCCGGGGCCGAACGATCGTGGACTTTCGCGACGGCACCTTAAAGCTGGCGTTGAGGCGAGCCTGTGTCGGCTTCGCACCGACTGGATCGACCTCTATCAGCTCCACCGATACGATCCCAGCGTCCCGCTAGAAGAAACCGTCGAGACCCTCGACACGCTGGTGAAAGAGGGCAAGATTCGCTATTGGGGGACGAGCACTTTCGCGAGTTGGCAGATGTCGGAGGCGCACTGGACGGCGAAGGTGGCGCACCGGGTCGGGCCGGTCTGCGAGCAGGCTCCCTACAACATCCTGGATCGCCGGATTGAGAACGACCGCGCGGGGTTTCTAAAGTACGCTGGCTGGGGGCTGATCGTCTGGTCGCCGCTAGCGGGCGGGCAGCTCACGGGCAAGTACGGCACGATCTCGCCCGAAAAACTTCCTGAAGGGTCTCGAATTGCGAGAAACTTGATGTGGCGCGAGCGTTCTAACTCCAGCGCCGCCGAGGTCTCGGCGGCGTATGTTGAATTGGCGCGCGAGCACGGCTTCGATCCGGCACTGGCCGCCGTCGCGTGGACGCTTGCAAACCCGCTCGTCACCGCACCGCTGATCGGGCCGCGAACTCTGGAGCAATTCACTAGCCTACTTCCCGCAGCCTACCTTTCGCTGCCGAAAGCGTTTCTCGCTGGCGTCGACACGCTGGTGCCGCCCGGAACCGCGGTAGCCGACTTTCTCAACAATGCGGGCTGGCAGGTGGGCCGCCTTCCGGGCCTCGACAGTGGGGGAGCCTAA
- a CDS encoding sulfite exporter TauE/SafE family protein: MEVFGYLAAVVIGITLGLMGGGGSILTVPVLVYLFGQPASLATGYSLFIVGATAAIGAGLMTRRGLVVWRAVLGFALPSFVTVWLTRHYLLPAIPDSLGKVSRDTLLLIFFAALMLATAISMLRKRKEATGETAESTDLRQLVPPALIVGIVTGLVGAGGGFLIVPALTLAVKLPIKRAVGTSLAIISANSLFGFFSDAKIRGEAHWGFLLTLTALAAVGMGIGTLLSKRIPGDKLRPAFGVFLLVMGTYMVGREIFLHR; the protein is encoded by the coding sequence ATGGAAGTATTTGGCTACCTGGCGGCTGTCGTCATCGGGATAACTTTGGGGCTCATGGGCGGTGGCGGCTCGATCCTCACGGTGCCCGTGCTGGTCTATCTTTTTGGGCAGCCTGCCTCGCTGGCGACGGGTTACTCCCTCTTTATCGTGGGAGCGACCGCCGCGATTGGCGCTGGCCTGATGACACGGCGCGGCCTTGTCGTGTGGCGTGCGGTTCTTGGCTTTGCCTTGCCCTCATTTGTGACGGTCTGGCTCACACGCCACTACCTGCTCCCCGCGATTCCGGACAGTCTGGGAAAAGTCTCCCGCGATACGCTTCTGCTAATCTTCTTCGCCGCTTTGATGCTCGCGACAGCCATCTCGATGCTACGCAAACGTAAAGAAGCCACCGGAGAGACTGCTGAGTCTACGGACTTGCGCCAGCTCGTCCCGCCTGCGCTGATTGTCGGGATCGTGACGGGCTTGGTGGGTGCAGGTGGTGGGTTTCTTATCGTTCCCGCGCTCACCCTCGCCGTGAAGCTGCCTATTAAGCGGGCCGTAGGAACATCGCTGGCCATCATCTCCGCCAACTCCCTCTTTGGCTTCTTCTCCGACGCCAAAATTCGTGGTGAGGCACACTGGGGATTTCTCCTGACGCTGACGGCCTTGGCGGCGGTAGGCATGGGTATTGGGACGCTACTCTCCAAGCGCATTCCGGGCGACAAGCTCCGCCCCGCCTTCGGCGTCTTTCTCCTGGTCATGGGCACCTACATGGTGGGGCGAGAGATTTTTCTGCACCGCTAA
- a CDS encoding ATP-binding protein gives MVHLRLLGTFRAQTQEGLPLRFSRRKSEALVAFLALHPGPHSREKLAGLFGGEGTDDDTRRALRVVLTDVRKALGETSLQGDRDTLELSPELRVQLDTTALERHLRLGELEAALALCQGELLEGIYDDWVLPLREHYRRQVCEALESHVGRRRSAGDYAGAITSAQRLLALDPAHEPAHQHLMVCYAASGDRQSALAQYEACRAALEKRLGTAPSKETQALWQEVQRHAEGTTAAALTNLPRPLTSFIGREEALEEIETLLTQARLVTLTGMGGHGKTRLAIQAAEEGSHAFPDGVWWVELASLTEEGQLEQAIAHVLGVKERGGKPLRLQVAQALSEKRLLLLLDNAEHLLAACADTVEYLLAHCQGLTVLTTSRVRLGVPGETAWAVPPLTVPIRTELKYLKKNESVQFFIERGRIGGLQLSDENAATIATLCQRLEGIPLALELAAAQLRTQSLEQLASRIQTTLEALVSDDPTQTPRQRTLHALVAWSYALLNPVEQALFRRLAVFAGSGGLEAVAVIASGYDTPHETLLPQTTASVWALPVTGLLVTQQLLESLSEKSLLRRFRSEQGVRYGMLETLREFALGVLQDENECVPLRKRHAQYFSEQLAHASVDLYTAQESGLFALLEQELPNVREALAHQLETPDWLCSAPMLSTLRRFWQVRGYFTEARSWLTRLLEHPAALSLSEERGELLHGLGVLLALSGELETAREWLEQAQAVYEACSVPEKRAIVLNNLGNIAMDQHDLATARPLFEQARLLAEESGSVRVQSMTLNNLGTFLKSSGNWAEARVVLGESLRLYESQGNRRGMGIVLSNLGAIALDLQDNVEAQQNFTSALLIHCEVQDRRGAMISVINLATLTRRQQDWEVTALLLGTIQTTLEQLAIQLGPEAQAAYQGLLNDTRQALGESRLDVILAQGRALSMEAAMEQIPSALQSQTAL, from the coding sequence ATGGTACACCTGAGGCTCCTAGGGACCTTCCGTGCTCAGACCCAGGAGGGGCTCCCACTACGCTTCAGCCGCCGGAAATCAGAGGCACTCGTGGCCTTCCTCGCGCTCCATCCTGGCCCGCACTCCCGGGAGAAACTCGCCGGGCTCTTTGGGGGTGAAGGCACCGACGACGACACACGAAGGGCATTGCGTGTCGTTCTCACCGATGTGCGCAAAGCGCTGGGCGAGACGAGTCTCCAGGGCGACCGGGATACGCTGGAGCTATCCCCCGAGCTACGGGTACAGCTCGATACGACGGCACTGGAGCGGCATCTGCGCCTAGGGGAGCTAGAGGCGGCGCTGGCCCTCTGCCAAGGCGAGCTTTTGGAGGGGATCTACGACGACTGGGTGCTGCCACTGCGCGAGCACTACCGGCGGCAGGTATGTGAGGCTCTAGAGAGCCATGTCGGGCGGCGACGAAGCGCGGGGGACTATGCCGGTGCGATTACCTCGGCCCAGCGGCTTCTCGCTCTGGACCCCGCCCATGAGCCTGCCCACCAGCATCTGATGGTTTGCTACGCCGCCTCGGGGGATCGACAGAGCGCTCTCGCCCAGTACGAGGCCTGCCGTGCGGCTCTGGAAAAGCGGCTCGGGACAGCTCCCTCGAAGGAGACTCAGGCACTCTGGCAGGAAGTTCAGAGACACGCTGAGGGCACCACGGCGGCGGCACTGACCAACCTGCCCCGCCCCCTGACCAGCTTTATAGGGCGCGAAGAGGCCCTAGAGGAGATCGAGACCCTTCTCACTCAGGCGCGGCTCGTGACCCTCACGGGAATGGGGGGGCATGGGAAAACACGCCTCGCGATCCAGGCGGCTGAGGAGGGTAGCCACGCCTTCCCCGATGGCGTCTGGTGGGTGGAGCTCGCTTCGTTAACCGAGGAAGGACAGCTAGAGCAGGCAATTGCTCATGTCCTAGGGGTGAAGGAGCGGGGTGGGAAGCCGCTGCGGCTGCAGGTGGCACAGGCACTTAGCGAGAAGCGGCTCTTGCTGTTGCTGGACAACGCGGAGCATCTGCTTGCCGCCTGCGCCGACACGGTCGAGTACTTGCTGGCGCACTGCCAAGGACTCACCGTTCTTACTACCAGCCGTGTCCGCCTCGGGGTGCCCGGTGAGACTGCCTGGGCGGTCCCCCCCCTCACCGTGCCGATACGCACTGAGCTCAAGTATCTCAAGAAGAACGAATCTGTTCAGTTTTTTATCGAGCGAGGGCGCATAGGGGGGCTACAGCTGAGCGACGAGAACGCGGCGACCATCGCCACGCTCTGCCAGCGACTGGAGGGAATCCCTCTGGCATTGGAGCTAGCGGCGGCGCAACTACGTACCCAGAGCCTAGAGCAGCTCGCGAGCCGTATCCAGACCACCTTAGAGGCGCTGGTCTCCGACGATCCCACCCAAACGCCACGTCAGCGAACCCTCCATGCTCTGGTCGCGTGGAGCTATGCGCTCCTGAACCCGGTAGAGCAGGCGCTCTTCCGACGGCTTGCGGTCTTTGCGGGAAGTGGAGGGTTGGAGGCGGTGGCAGTGATCGCAAGCGGCTACGATACGCCTCACGAGACACTCCTTCCCCAAACGACGGCCTCGGTGTGGGCGCTTCCCGTCACGGGTCTCCTCGTGACCCAACAGCTACTGGAGAGCCTCTCGGAGAAATCTCTCCTGCGACGTTTTCGGAGCGAGCAGGGAGTGCGCTATGGCATGCTGGAGACCCTGCGTGAGTTCGCCTTGGGAGTGCTACAAGACGAAAACGAGTGCGTGCCTCTACGAAAGCGCCATGCACAGTATTTCTCCGAGCAGCTTGCCCACGCGAGTGTGGATCTCTACACCGCACAAGAATCTGGGCTCTTTGCCCTGCTGGAGCAGGAGCTTCCCAATGTGCGCGAAGCACTGGCACACCAGCTGGAGACACCAGACTGGCTTTGCTCTGCCCCAATGCTCTCCACCCTACGGCGCTTCTGGCAGGTGCGAGGGTACTTCACCGAGGCGCGTTCGTGGCTAACCCGGCTCCTTGAGCACCCTGCTGCCCTGTCTCTCTCCGAGGAGCGGGGGGAGCTCTTACACGGGCTGGGTGTACTACTGGCCCTGAGCGGTGAGCTCGAAACGGCACGGGAGTGGCTTGAGCAAGCCCAAGCGGTCTATGAGGCCTGCTCCGTTCCAGAGAAGCGGGCCATTGTCCTCAATAACCTTGGCAATATCGCCATGGACCAGCACGACCTAGCGACCGCACGTCCCCTCTTCGAGCAGGCACGGCTCTTGGCGGAGGAATCAGGGAGTGTGCGTGTCCAGAGCATGACCCTCAACAACCTCGGCACCTTCTTGAAGAGCTCTGGGAACTGGGCAGAGGCGCGGGTGGTTCTGGGCGAGAGCCTTCGGTTGTACGAGAGCCAGGGGAACCGACGCGGGATGGGAATCGTGCTCAGTAACCTGGGAGCAATCGCCCTCGATTTGCAGGACAACGTCGAGGCGCAGCAAAACTTCACCAGCGCTTTATTGATTCACTGTGAGGTGCAGGACCGCCGGGGGGCAATGATCTCCGTCATCAATTTAGCGACCTTAACCCGCCGTCAGCAGGACTGGGAAGTCACCGCGCTCCTACTGGGAACCATACAAACCACACTAGAGCAGCTTGCCATTCAGCTTGGCCCAGAGGCGCAAGCCGCCTACCAAGGGCTCCTCAATGACACCCGTCAGGCCTTGGGCGAGTCGCGCCTTGATGTTATCCTGGCTCAGGGCAGAGCGCTCTCAATGGAAGCGGCCATGGAGCAGATTCCATCCGCGCTACAGAGCCAAACGGCTTTGTAG
- a CDS encoding sulfite exporter TauE/SafE family protein: protein MGYSLAAILGLAFLGLAVGTFGTLIGAGGGFLLAPALLLLYPHERPETITAISLAVVFFNAASGSIAYAQQKRIDYRSGLYFALASVPGTLLGAYTTGFIPRQTSNLVFGCLLFVLGWLVFFNAKQRLLAPQASDPKATNHCHLVDRNGEEYHWSYSMRLGVAISLGVGYLSSLLGIGGGTIHVPALARLLHFPVRIATATSHFILALVALMGTVAHIALGAFAHGSRRTVFLSLGVVLGAQLGAHLSHRIQGTWILRALANALCLVGLHLLFLH from the coding sequence ATGGGGTATTCCCTAGCGGCGATCCTAGGTCTCGCTTTTCTGGGATTAGCTGTCGGAACCTTTGGCACTCTCATTGGTGCTGGTGGCGGCTTTCTTCTGGCTCCCGCCCTCCTGCTTCTCTATCCCCACGAGCGCCCCGAGACCATCACCGCAATCTCGCTTGCCGTCGTATTTTTCAACGCGGCCTCAGGCTCCATAGCCTATGCACAGCAGAAGCGCATCGACTATCGGTCAGGCTTATACTTTGCTCTGGCCTCCGTGCCGGGGACTCTCCTGGGAGCCTACACCACCGGCTTCATTCCCCGTCAGACGTCCAACTTGGTCTTTGGCTGCCTGCTCTTCGTTCTAGGCTGGCTGGTTTTCTTCAACGCGAAGCAGAGACTACTCGCTCCGCAGGCAAGTGATCCGAAGGCAACGAACCACTGTCACCTAGTAGACCGCAATGGTGAGGAGTACCACTGGTCCTACTCGATGCGGCTCGGAGTCGCCATTAGCCTTGGGGTGGGCTACCTTTCCAGCCTGCTTGGCATCGGTGGTGGCACTATCCACGTCCCCGCACTAGCCCGCCTGCTACATTTCCCGGTGCGTATCGCCACCGCCACCTCGCACTTTATTCTGGCACTCGTCGCGCTGATGGGCACGGTTGCCCATATTGCCCTAGGAGCATTTGCCCATGGCTCGCGCCGAACCGTGTTTCTCTCCCTCGGAGTGGTTCTGGGAGCACAACTTGGGGCGCATCTTTCGCACCGAATCCAGGGCACTTGGATACTTCGCGCTCTGGCCAACGCACTGTGTCTGGTTGGGCTGCACCTGCTCTTTTTGCACTGA